The window TAACTCATAAAGTATTGGATGCGATTGGTGACCTTTACATGTGTGGACACGCTATTATTGGTGAGTTCCGTGCATACAAATCAGGTCACGGCCTAAACAACCAACTTTTACGTGCAGTTCTTGCTGACGCAGAAGCTTGGGAATGGGCAACATTCGAAGAAGAAGCTGGCTCTCCAGTTGCTTTCGCAGAACCGGGTATGGTTCTAGCGTAATTGTTGTTTACAACAATATAAGATTTCAAAAACCAGGTCATCGGCCTGGTTTTTTTGTATCTATTTTCCAGATACAGTGTCGTTAACCTCCGGAAATTGCTGGCCAATAGGCTGCAGTCTGCTTAATCCATCAGCAATTAGAAAGAAAAGTTCCAAGCACATCAAACAAATGGTGTTCTAAATGGTCGTTAGTGTGAAAATTACTTACACTAAAGGGCATTAATTTTAACTCAAGCCTTGAAAACTCTACTCTCAAGTACAATATCAAAGATACTAGATTTATCTCAGTATCCTTGGTTAGTAACTGAAGACTAGTTCATAGCTAGTAGAGACTGACGGCATTTAAAATAGATCGCGGACGATCTGAGAACGAAGAGATTCCAAGCACATGATTACTAAGCTGCTGACAAAGGTAATTGGCAGTCGCAATGACAGAACACTGCGCCGCCTTAGAAAAATTGTAAAAGAAATTAATAACTACGAACCAACGTTTGAAGCACTTTCTGATGAAGAGCTAAAAGCAAAAACGGTTGAGTTTCGTGAGCGCTTAGATAAAGGTGAATCGTTAGATCAACTTCTACCTGAAGCATTCGCTACGGTACGTGAAGCATCGAAGCGTGTTTACGGCATGCGTCATTTTGACGTGCAAATGATTGGTGGCATGGTTCTAAATGCTGGCCAAATTGCAGAGATGCGTACTGGTGAAGGTAAGACACTTACCGCAACCCTACCAGCTTATCTAAACGCGCTACCAAGCAAAGGTGTTCACGTAATAACGGTGAACGATTACCTAGCGAAGCGTGATGCGGAAACAAACCGCCCATTATTTGAATTCCTTGGCATGACTGTTGGCGTGAATGTGGCAAACATGGCTCCGCCAGAGAAAAAAGAAGCGTACCAAGCTGACATCCTATACGGAACAAACAACGAGTTTGGTTTTGATTACCTTCGTGACAACATGGCTTTCCGTGCTGAAGACCGAGTTCAACGTGAGCGCTTCTTTGCTGTAGTCGATGAGGTTGACTCAATCTTAATTGATGAAGCTCGTACTCCGTTAATTATCTCTGGCCCCGCTGAAGATAGTTCTGACCTTTATACGCGCATTAACACTCTAATTCCTTCTCTAGAGCGTCAAGATAAAGAAGATTCAGAAGAGTACCGTGGTGAAGGTCACTACACCATGGACGAAAAATCAAAACAGGTTCACCTGACTGAAAACGGTCAAGAATTTGTAGAAGAACTAATGGTCAAAAACGGCTTGATGGAAGAGGGTGACACACTTTACTCTCCAACCAATATCAGCCTATTGCACCATGTGAATGCTGCGCTTCGTGCACACGTATTGTTTGAGAAAAACGTCGACTACATCGTTACTGAAGAAGGCGAAGTGGTTATCGTTGATGAACATACTGGTCGTACTATGCCAGGTCGTCGTTGGTCTGAAGGTTTACACCAAGCTGTTGAAGCTAAAGAAGGTGTGAAGATTCAGAATGAAAACCAAACATTAGCATCGATCACATTCCAGAATTTCTTCCGTCTGTATGAAAAACTGTCAGGTATGACAGGTACTGCTGATACAGAAGCGTTCGAATTCCAGTCTATCTACGGCCTAGAAACGGTGGTTATCCCAACCAACAAGCCTATGGTTCGTAACGATATGCCAGATGTGGTTTATCGTACTGAAGAAGACAAGTTCAATGCGATCATTGAAGACATCAAAGACCGTGTAGCGGCTGGTCAGCCATCACTGGTTGGTACAGTTTCTATCGAGAAATCTGAACTGCTGTCTAACGCATTGAAAAAATCAAAAATTAAGCACAACGTTCTAAATGCTAAGTTTCATGAAATGGAAGCTGAGATCGTTGCACAAGCTGGTATGCCTGGTGCGGTAACTATCGCAACTAACATGGCTGGTCGTGGTACCGATATCGTGCTAGGTGGTAGCTGGCAGGCACAACTTGAGAAGATAGAGAACCCAACCAAAGAGCAGATCGAGAAGATCAAAGCTGATTGGAGAATCATCCACGATAAAGTACTTGAGTCAGGTGGTCTGCACATCATTGGCACTGAGCGTCATGAATCTCGCCGTATCGATAACCAGCTACGTGGTCGTTCTGGTCGTCAAGGTGATGCGGGTTCTTCTCGTTTCTACCTATCAATGGAAGATTCTCTGCTACGTATCTTTACGTCTGACCGTATGGCTGGTCTTATCCAAAGTGGTATGGACGAAGGCGAAGCGATTGAATCTAAGATGCTGTCTCGCTCAATTGAAAAAGCACAACGTAAAGTGGAAGGTCGTAACTTCGACATCCGTAAGCAACTTCTTGAGTACGATGATGTAGCCAATGACCAACGTAAGGTTGTTTATGAGCTACGTGATGAGCTGATGAGCTCAGATGACATCAGTGAGATGATCGAACACAACCGTGAAGATGTACTGGCGTCAGTCATTGATGAATACATCGCTCCTCAGTCTCTTGAAGACATGTGGGATATCGCAGGTCTGCAAGATCGTCTCAAGAATGATTTCGATCTAGACTTTGATATTCAAGGTTGGTTAGACGAAGACGACAAGCTTTATGAAGAAGCATTGCGTGAGCGCATTCTTGGTATGGCAGTAGATTCGTACAAACAGAAAGAAGAAGTGGTTGGTGCTCAAGTACTGCGTAACTTCGAGAAGTCTGTGATGCTACAAACGCTAGACGGCCTTTGGAAAGAGCACTTGGCTGCGATGGATCACCTTCGTCAAGGTATCCACTTACGTGGTTATGCTCAGAAGAACCCGAAACAAGAGTACAAGCGCGAGTCGTTTGAACTGTTTGAAGGCCTACTAGATGTACTGAAAACAGACGTTGTTACCATCCTTTCTAAAGTTCGCGTTCAGCAACAAGAAGAAGTTGAAAAGATGGAAGCTCAACGTCAAGCTCAAGCTGAACAAGCGGCGCGTCGTGCACAAGCACAACATGCAACGGCTGAAAACCAGCTAGCTGACGATGAAGCGGATGCGGCATCTCCACAAACGGTAGTGCGCGATGAGCGTAAAGTGGGTCGTAACGAACCATGTCCATGTGGAAGTGGCAAGAAGTACAAACAGTGTCACGGTAAAATAGACTAAGTCTGGTGAATCGTTGCTGTAACGGATGATTGCAGTGTCGGAGGTACTCACTTACTAACGTAAGCTCCGTGCCTCCTCCTTGCACTCACCACGTCACAGCTTAGCTTCACACAAACTTATTGATAAAAAGAGTCGCTTAGGCGGCTCTTTTTGTATGTGAAAATAATAAGGTTTCGATAGCGTCATCCTCGAGAGTGAGGGACGAGCGAGTAGGGGATCTTTCGAACTAACAAAAGAGTAGATTCCCTATCTAATTCGTTCCTCATTGTAGGGAATGACGCTAGGGACATGAAAGGAACATCATCATATGAAAAGAATCCACATTGTAGCTGGCATCATCTTCAATCAAGATAAGTCGCAGGTATTTATCACTAAGCGCCCAGACGATAAACACAAAGGCGGTTTTTGGGAGTTTCCAGGTGGCAAGGTTGAAGCGGGTGAAACCATTGAACAAGCAATGACTCGTGAGCTTGATGAAGAAATTGGTATCAATGTGACTGAACAGTCTCTGTTTGAACACCTTGAGTTTGATTACAGTGATAAGTCGCTTAAGTTCGATTTCATGCTTGTGACCGATTTCGAGCAACAGCCTTATGGTAAAGAAGGGCAACAAGGTGAATGGGTCGATCTTGAATCATTGAGCCAATATGCCTTCCCCGAAGCAAACGTGCCAATTTTAGAGCGAGTAATAAAAGAGTTTTCGTAATTGCTAGCCTGAGTTTGAGATTGTTGTTAGTTTAAAGAGATTAATCGAATGAACGTTACTGCGACAGATGAGCAGTGACGGTAACCAAAACAATGGAGATATTCGCAGTGGTAAGAATTGCAATTGCAGGAGCAGCTGGCCGTATGGGTCGTAACTTGGTGAAAGCCGCTCACCATAATTCAGAAGCAAGCGTTGGTGCTGGTTCAGAGCGTCCAGAATCATCTTTGGTCGGTGTTGACGTTGGCGAGTTATGCGGTGAAGGTCGTTTTGATGTGGCTCTAGTTGATGACCTTTCGAAAGCGGTTGAAGAGTTTGACGTGATTGTCGACTTTACCGCACCTGTAAGCACATTAGCGAATATTGAACTTTGTAAACGTCACGGTAAGAAACTGATCATTGGTACTACTGGTTTCTCTGAAGAAGAGAAGCAGGTTATTGATGCGGCTTCAAAAGAGATGGCTATCGTAATGGCACCGAACTATAGCGTTGGTGTGAACTTGGTTTTTAAGCTGTTAGAGAAGGCCGCTAAAGTGATGGGCGATTACTGTGATGTTGAAATCGTAGAGGCTCACCACCGTCATAAAGTCGATGCACCTTCTGGTACTGCGATTGGTATGGGCGAAGCGATCGCTGGTGCGATGGGCAATGAGCTAAACGATGTCGCTGTATGGTCACGCGAAGGCATTACGGGCGAGCGTACCAAAGATGAGATTGGTTTTGCGACAATCCGTGCCGGTGACATCATTGGCGAGCATACCGCAATGTTTGCTGATATTGGTGAGCGCGTTGAAATTACCCATAAAGCAACGGATAGAATGACCTTTGCTAATGGTGCGATAAAGGCAGCTGTTTGGCTAAATGATAAGCCAGCAGGCTTTTATACCATGACAGACGTCCTTGGTTTAAACGATCTATAAATAGATATTTATGCGCTGGCAATTGCCGGCGCTTTCTTTATTTGCCCCTTTTTTCTACTTAAACTCCTCTTGGTCACTTTCTTCTTATTCTCTAATTTTCCTGATTAGAACTGCACTTAGCTGTTATTTATCACTGCTTGGTTATTGTTTTTGATTTAAAGCTTCAAATCTATATGTTTACTCATTGTATTTATCGATTGCGTTTTATTGGTGATATTTTTGCCATCTAATGGTGGGTGAAAATGATGGGCGAAAATTAGAAAATCGTAATATTCCTATTAATTGAGTATGAAAGTTGAACTTTTGAAGCTTTGGTGGGGGAAATTGAATTAGTTCTTACAAATGTTTAATTTCTTTTGCGTTAAATGTTGACACGTATCACGCAGATCACTAAAATACCGCCAATTTGTCTAATTTCCATAAACACGCAGTTTTTGGTGTTGCAGGAAGGTAGATTTGCAAATTAAATCAATTTTAATGCATTTTTATTTCTGGAGGTTGTCTTGAAGAAGTCAGCACTACTCGTCCTAGAAGATGGGACAGTATTTCACGGTGAAGCCATTGGCGCTGTAGGTTCTGCAGTTGGTGAAGTCGTTTTTAATACCTCGATGACGGGGTACCAAGAAATCCTCACTGATCCTTCCTATTCTCAACAAATCGTTACCCTTACTTACCCTCACATTGGCAATACCGGAACCAATTCCGAAGACGAAGAATCTTCTTCAATCCACGCTCAAGGCCTTGTGATTCGCGATCTCCCTCTAATCGCTTCTAACTTCCGTAATGAACAATCCCTTTCTGATTACCTTAAGTCGCAAAACGTTGTTGGTATCGCTGATATCGATACTCGTAAGCTGACGCGTATTCTTCGTGAAAAAGGCGCACAGAACGGTTGTATCGTAGCGGGTAACAATTTAGACGAAGCTTTGGCTCTAGCTAAAGCAAAAGAATTCCCTGGCCTGAAAGGTATGGACCTTGCGAAAGAAGTTACAACAAAAGAAGCGTATCAATGGAAACAAGGTTCGTGGACGCTTACGGGTGGACTTCCTGAAGCGAAAGCAGACTCTGAATTGCCATACCACGTTGTTGCTTATGACTTCGGTGCAAAACGAAACATCCTACGAATGCTTGTTGACCGCGGCTGCCGCCTAACGGTTGTTCCTGCTGAAACTTCAGCAGAAGAAGTACTCGCTCTAAACCCAGATGGTGTTTTCCTTTCAAATGGCCCTGGTGACCCAGAACCATGTACTTACGCAATTGAAGCAACAAAAGTGTTCCTAGAAAAAGGTTTACCAATCTTTGGTATCTGTCTAGGTCACCAGATTCTTGCTCTTGCGTCAGGCGCTAAGACAGTGAAGATGAAGTTTGGTCACCACGGTGCAAACCACCCGGTTAAAGATTTAGATCGTGATGTTGTGATGATTACTTCACAAAACCACGGCTTCGCTGCTGACGAAGATACGCTTCCAGAGACATTACGAGCGACTCATAAGTCTCTATTTGATGGCTCTCTACAAGGTATCCACCGTACAGATAAGCCAGCATTTAGCTTCCAAGGTCACCCAGAAGCAAGCCCAGGTCCAGAAGATGCGGCGCCGCTATTCGACCACTTCATTGAATTAATTAAACAGCACACAGCGTAATCCGGAGTAGTAGATAATGCCAAAACGTACTGACATTAAAAGTGTTCTAATTCTAGGTGCTGGTCCGATTGTTATCGGTCAAGCATGTGAGTTTGATTACTCTGGTGCTCAAGCTTGTAAAGCACTTCGCGAAGAAGGTTACCGAGTTATTCTTGTAAACTCGAACCCTGCGACAATCATGACTGACCCAGACATGGCTGATGCGACTTACATCGAACCTATCCAATGGGAAGTGGTTCGTAACATCATCGCTAAAGAGAAGCCAGATGCAGTTCTACCGACAATGGGCGGCCAAACTGCACTTAACTGTGCGTTAGATTTAGAAAAATACGGCGTACTTGAAGAGTTCGGCGTAGAGATGATTGGCGCAACTGCTGACGCTATCGATAAAGCTGAAGACCGCTCTCGTTTTGATAAAGCAATGAAATCGATTGGTCTTGAGTGTCCAACGGCTGATACAGCGAAAACGATGGAAGAAGCTTACAAAGTTCAAGAAATGGTTGGCTTCCCTTGTATCATTCGTCCATCGTTTACGATGGGTGGTACAGGCGGTGGTATCGCTTATAACAAAGAAGAATTTGAAGAAATCTGTCGTCGTGGTTTGGACTTATCTCCAACCAACGAACTTCTAATCGATGAGTCACTTATCGGTTGGAAAGAGTACGAGATGGAAGTGGTTCGCGACAAGAACGACAACTGCATCATCGTATGTGCGATTGAAAACTTTGACCCAATGGGTATTCACACTGGTGACTCGATCACAGTGGCTCCAGCACAAACGCTGACAGACAAAGAATACCAACTAATGCGTAATGCATCTCTAGCAGTACTGCGTGAGATTGGTGTTGAAACAGGTGGTTCAAACGTACAGTTTGGTATCAACCCGAAAGATGGCCGTATGGTTATCATCGAGATGAACCCACGTGTATCTCGCTCTTCGGCACTAGCATCTAAAGCAACAGGTTTCCCAATCGCTAAGATTGCAGCGAAACTGGCTGTTGGCTTTACGCTAGACGAGCTAATGAATGACATCACTGGCGGCGCAACGCCAGCATCATTCGAACCAACAATCGACTACGTAGTAACTAAGATTCCTCGTTTTAACTTCGAGAAGTTTGCAGGTGCTAACGACCGTCTAACGACTCAAATGAAGTCGGTTGGTGAAGTTATGGCTATTGGCCGTAACCAACAAGAATCTCTACAGAAAGCACTTCGCGGTCTAGAAGTTGGCGCAACTGGTTTTGACGAAATGGTCGACCTAGATGCACCTGACGCTCTAACGACGATTCGTCATGAGCTTAAAGAAGCGGGTTCTGACCGTATTTGGTACATCGCAGATGCTTTCCGTGCTGGTATGTCAGTTGATGGTGTATTCAACCTAACGCAAATTGACCGTTGGTTCCTAGTTCAAATCGAAGACATCGTAAAACTAGAGCAAGAACTTAAAGCGAAAGGCTTTGCTGGTCTGAATAAAGACGAGCTAATGAAGCTTAAGCGTAAAGGTTTTGCTGATGCTCGCCTGTCTAAGATTCTAGGTGTGGCTGAAAGTGAAATTCGTCGTCTACGTGACCAATACGATATTCACCCAGTCTACAAGCGCGTAGATACGTGTGCGGCTGAGTTCTCTTCTGATACGGCTTACATGTACTCATCTTACGATGATGAATGTGAATCGAACCCAACAGACAAAGAGAAAATCATGATCTTAGGCGGCGGTCCAAACCGTATCGGCCAAGGTATTGAATTCGATTACTGTTGTGTACATGCATCTCTAGCACTACGTGAAGATGGCTACGAAACAATCATGGTTAACTGTAACCCTGAGACAGTTTCGACAGACTACGATACGTCTGACCGTCTGTACTTTGAACCAGTAACTCTGGAAGACGTACTAGCAATCGTTCGTGTTGAGAAGCCAAAAGGCGTT of the Vibrio lentus genome contains:
- the secA gene encoding preprotein translocase subunit SecA, translated to MITKLLTKVIGSRNDRTLRRLRKIVKEINNYEPTFEALSDEELKAKTVEFRERLDKGESLDQLLPEAFATVREASKRVYGMRHFDVQMIGGMVLNAGQIAEMRTGEGKTLTATLPAYLNALPSKGVHVITVNDYLAKRDAETNRPLFEFLGMTVGVNVANMAPPEKKEAYQADILYGTNNEFGFDYLRDNMAFRAEDRVQRERFFAVVDEVDSILIDEARTPLIISGPAEDSSDLYTRINTLIPSLERQDKEDSEEYRGEGHYTMDEKSKQVHLTENGQEFVEELMVKNGLMEEGDTLYSPTNISLLHHVNAALRAHVLFEKNVDYIVTEEGEVVIVDEHTGRTMPGRRWSEGLHQAVEAKEGVKIQNENQTLASITFQNFFRLYEKLSGMTGTADTEAFEFQSIYGLETVVIPTNKPMVRNDMPDVVYRTEEDKFNAIIEDIKDRVAAGQPSLVGTVSIEKSELLSNALKKSKIKHNVLNAKFHEMEAEIVAQAGMPGAVTIATNMAGRGTDIVLGGSWQAQLEKIENPTKEQIEKIKADWRIIHDKVLESGGLHIIGTERHESRRIDNQLRGRSGRQGDAGSSRFYLSMEDSLLRIFTSDRMAGLIQSGMDEGEAIESKMLSRSIEKAQRKVEGRNFDIRKQLLEYDDVANDQRKVVYELRDELMSSDDISEMIEHNREDVLASVIDEYIAPQSLEDMWDIAGLQDRLKNDFDLDFDIQGWLDEDDKLYEEALRERILGMAVDSYKQKEEVVGAQVLRNFEKSVMLQTLDGLWKEHLAAMDHLRQGIHLRGYAQKNPKQEYKRESFELFEGLLDVLKTDVVTILSKVRVQQQEEVEKMEAQRQAQAEQAARRAQAQHATAENQLADDEADAASPQTVVRDERKVGRNEPCPCGSGKKYKQCHGKID
- the mutT gene encoding 8-oxo-dGTP diphosphatase MutT translates to MKRIHIVAGIIFNQDKSQVFITKRPDDKHKGGFWEFPGGKVEAGETIEQAMTRELDEEIGINVTEQSLFEHLEFDYSDKSLKFDFMLVTDFEQQPYGKEGQQGEWVDLESLSQYAFPEANVPILERVIKEFS
- the dapB gene encoding 4-hydroxy-tetrahydrodipicolinate reductase, translated to MEIFAVVRIAIAGAAGRMGRNLVKAAHHNSEASVGAGSERPESSLVGVDVGELCGEGRFDVALVDDLSKAVEEFDVIVDFTAPVSTLANIELCKRHGKKLIIGTTGFSEEEKQVIDAASKEMAIVMAPNYSVGVNLVFKLLEKAAKVMGDYCDVEIVEAHHRHKVDAPSGTAIGMGEAIAGAMGNELNDVAVWSREGITGERTKDEIGFATIRAGDIIGEHTAMFADIGERVEITHKATDRMTFANGAIKAAVWLNDKPAGFYTMTDVLGLNDL
- the carA gene encoding glutamine-hydrolyzing carbamoyl-phosphate synthase small subunit; amino-acid sequence: MKKSALLVLEDGTVFHGEAIGAVGSAVGEVVFNTSMTGYQEILTDPSYSQQIVTLTYPHIGNTGTNSEDEESSSIHAQGLVIRDLPLIASNFRNEQSLSDYLKSQNVVGIADIDTRKLTRILREKGAQNGCIVAGNNLDEALALAKAKEFPGLKGMDLAKEVTTKEAYQWKQGSWTLTGGLPEAKADSELPYHVVAYDFGAKRNILRMLVDRGCRLTVVPAETSAEEVLALNPDGVFLSNGPGDPEPCTYAIEATKVFLEKGLPIFGICLGHQILALASGAKTVKMKFGHHGANHPVKDLDRDVVMITSQNHGFAADEDTLPETLRATHKSLFDGSLQGIHRTDKPAFSFQGHPEASPGPEDAAPLFDHFIELIKQHTA
- the carB gene encoding carbamoyl-phosphate synthase large subunit yields the protein MPKRTDIKSVLILGAGPIVIGQACEFDYSGAQACKALREEGYRVILVNSNPATIMTDPDMADATYIEPIQWEVVRNIIAKEKPDAVLPTMGGQTALNCALDLEKYGVLEEFGVEMIGATADAIDKAEDRSRFDKAMKSIGLECPTADTAKTMEEAYKVQEMVGFPCIIRPSFTMGGTGGGIAYNKEEFEEICRRGLDLSPTNELLIDESLIGWKEYEMEVVRDKNDNCIIVCAIENFDPMGIHTGDSITVAPAQTLTDKEYQLMRNASLAVLREIGVETGGSNVQFGINPKDGRMVIIEMNPRVSRSSALASKATGFPIAKIAAKLAVGFTLDELMNDITGGATPASFEPTIDYVVTKIPRFNFEKFAGANDRLTTQMKSVGEVMAIGRNQQESLQKALRGLEVGATGFDEMVDLDAPDALTTIRHELKEAGSDRIWYIADAFRAGMSVDGVFNLTQIDRWFLVQIEDIVKLEQELKAKGFAGLNKDELMKLKRKGFADARLSKILGVAESEIRRLRDQYDIHPVYKRVDTCAAEFSSDTAYMYSSYDDECESNPTDKEKIMILGGGPNRIGQGIEFDYCCVHASLALREDGYETIMVNCNPETVSTDYDTSDRLYFEPVTLEDVLAIVRVEKPKGVIVQYGGQTPLKLARELEAAGVPIIGTSPDAIDRAEDRERFQVAVDRLGLLQPENATVTTMEQAVEKSREIGFPLVVRPSYVLGGRAMEIVYDEQDLRRYFNEAVSVSNESPVLLDSFLDDAIEVDVDAICDGERVVIAGIMEHIEQAGVHSGDSACSLPAYTLSQEIQDVMREQVEKLAFELGVRGLMNTQFAVKNNEVYLIEVNPRAARTVPFVSKATGAAVAKIAARVMAGQSLESQGFTKEIIPPYYSVKEVVLPFNKFPGVDPLLGPEMRSTGEVMGVGATFAEAYSKAELGCGNIYPEGGRALLSVREGDKERVVDLASKLSKLGYQLDATHGTAVILGEAGINPRLVNKVHEGRPHILDRIKNNEYTYIVNTAAGRQAIEDSKVLRRGALAEKVNYTTTLNAAFATCMAHTADAKTSVTSVQELHAQVKASQA